The following are encoded together in the Limanda limanda chromosome 12, fLimLim1.1, whole genome shotgun sequence genome:
- the LOC133015038 gene encoding solute carrier family 2, facilitated glucose transporter member 1 — translation MGDGVSPPPHVVCAQGRLTATLLTSILAAVLGSLQIGYHTGNINAPAKIIEEFFNHTWRARHNQTISDHSLTLLWSLSVSIKDFGALLGSLGVKFLADSYGRRNSILIVNALSVVGTCLMCASKASESFEVLILGRLVFGLFCGLVMSLNPLYIQEVSPTNLRGAFATLNQVSFALGILVGMVAGLETVLGTKHHWAMMLSLSLVPALAQYLVLPFCPESPRYLLFNRGEESKAEAALLRLRGSTEKVSAELEEMKEEAARTQTGVTIHEFFKKRRYKQPIIIVLFVNLGSQLSGFNAIINYSTRMFQANFDQAKYLTLGVGAVNVTFTLVAFFLMERAGRRRLLLTGFLSIAVCNLLMTIVDSLLYLAPQLRSLLVLLVFCLISAYELGPGPISWFIAAELFDQPARPIAMAFTSMLNWGGKFVLALLFPPLLKICGEFVYLLFMTMALAAFVFTWFRLPETKGRTFDDIAEEFRGAEEIPLHNKIGFNTFN, via the exons ATGGGGGACGG tgtgtccccccccccccacgtggTGTGTGCTCAGGGCCGTCTGACCGCCACGCTCCTGACCTCCATCCTGGCGGCGGTGCTGGGCTCCCTGCAGATCGGATACCACACGGGCAACATCAACGCTCCAGCCAAG ATCATTGAAGAGTTCTTCAATCACACCTGGAGAGCCAGACACAACCAGACGATTTCCGATCACAGCCTGACTCTGCTCTGGTCCCTCTCAGTCAGCATTAAGGACTTCGGAGCCTTGCTTGGTTCCCTGGGAGTCAAATTTCTGGCAGATTCCTATGGAAG GCGTAACTCCATCCTAATAGTGAACGCTCTGTCCGTGGTGGGAACGTGTCTGATGTGCGCATCCAAAGCCAGCGAGTCTTTCGAAGTTCTCATCCTGGGACGCTTGGTGTTCGGCCTGTTCTGCGGCCTCGTGATGAGTCTCAATCCCCTGTACATCCAGGAAGTGTCCCCCACCAACCTCAGGGGGGCCTTCGCTACTCTCAACCAGGTGTCCTTTGCCTTGGGAATCCTGGTGGGAATG GTGGCTGGTCTGGAGACAGTGCTGGGTACGAAGCACCACTGGGCCATGATGCTGTCCCTGTCTCTCGTACCTGCGCTGGCTCAGTACCTGGTGCTGCCTTTCTGCCCCGAGAGCCCTCGATACCTGCTCTTCAACCGCGGAGAGGAGAGCAAGGCCGAGGCCG CTCTGCTGAGGCTGAGAGGCAGCACAGAGAAGGTGTCTgctgagctggaggagatgaaggaagaGGCCGCTCGCACTCAAACAGGTGTCACCATCCACGAGTTCTTCAAGAAGCGCAGATACAAGCAGCCGATCATCATCGTCCTCTTCGTCAACTTGGGCAGCCAACTGTCCGGATTCAATGCC ATCATCAATTACTCCACCAGAATGTTCCAGGCCAACTTTGACCAGGCTAAATACCTGACTCTGGGCGTAGGGGCAGTCAATGTGACCTTCACCTTGGTGGCA TTCTTCCTGATGGAAagggcagggaggaggaggctgctgctgacTGGCTTCCTCTCCATTGCTGTGTGCAACTTACTCATGACCATAGTTGATTCTCTCCTG TACCTGGCCCCACAGCTGCGGAGCCTGCTGGTCCTGCTGGTCTTCTGCCTGATTTCAGCCTACGAGCTGGGTCCTGGTCCCATCTCCTGGTTCATCGCTGCCGAGCTGTTCGACCAGCCAGCCCGACCCATCGCCATGGCCTTCACCAGCATGCTCAACTGGGGCGGGAAGTTTGTTCTGGCACTTCTCTTTCCTCCATTACTG AAAATCTGTGGGGAGTTCGTCTACCTCCTCTTCATGACCATGGCTCTGGCCGCCTTCGTCTTCACGTGGTTTCGCCTCCCCGAGACAAAAGGTCGCACATTTGACGACATTGCAGAAGagttcagaggagcagaggaaattCCTTTGCACAATAAGATTGGATTCAACACTTTCAACTGA